A single region of the Halichondria panicea chromosome 10, odHalPani1.1, whole genome shotgun sequence genome encodes:
- the LOC135342354 gene encoding neurogenic locus notch homolog protein 1-like, which translates to MQQRLLTIASALLLCAWSATTAAYECDPPCSNGECTAYLGELSCQCSGNWSGPACDVFVCERSNPCLSDGVCAVHPTNSSQYLCTCPIGFSGSRCQYKVPQGSQSNCTLDLCGSHGVCYDTVGPRNGFHCDCHDGYYGLTCNYTTNPCVNEDCSGHGHCRVVPDINGIVSALCTCNDYYGFAGNVVQCNIQTRWECLPQSNLCQNGGECRLTATAYTCTCPPNFQGKHCELPFDVCSTGDRCGNGGTCQPEGHYFTCSCPPNHTGETCKHLIDPCFDKSCLNNGVCIVEGDRNSDGYYSLNASSRCDCPCGYTGEQCETTLSRSDPCSPSPCGDNGVCSHTDTAPWFSCKCWSGYTGMLCQEIDYCANLLQKYPSSHCKECGSVRNSFHCLCEDGWGGQYCDKDIDECFDEPCAKGQQCTNRKGSFSCA; encoded by the exons ATGCAACAACGATTGTTAACAATTGCCAGTGCTCTGttactgtgtgcatggagTGCTACAACTGCAG cgtATGAATGTGACCCACCCTGCAGTAACGGAGAATGTACAGCCTACTTGGGGGAGCTCTCATGCCA GTGTTCTGGTAACTGGTCTGGGCCTGCTTGcgatgtgtttgtgtgtgagcGCTCTAACCCTTGCCTCAGTGATGGAGTGTGTGCCGTGCATCCCACCAATTCCTCCCAGTATCTCTGCACTTGTCCAATTGGATTCTCGGGCAGCCGATGTCAGTACAAGGTTCCCCAGGGATCACAAT CAAATTGTACCCTTGACCTTTGTGGTTCTCACGGTGTGTGTTACGATACCGTGGGACCTCGTAACGGCTTCCATTGCGATTGTCATGACGGTTACTACGGACTGACTTGTAACTACACGACTAATCCGTGTGTCAATGAAGATTGCAGTGGACATGGTCATTGCCGAGTCGTACCTGATATAAATGGCATTGTATCCGCGCTGTGTACGTGCAATGATTACTATGGTTTCGCTGGAAATGTGGTTCAATGTAACATACAAACTCGATGGGAATGTCTTCCACAAAGCAACCTCTGCCAGAACGGAGGTGAATGCAGACTGACAGCCACAGCCTACACCTGCACTTGCCCTCCCA ACTTCCAAGGCAAACATTGTGAGCTTCCCTTTGATGTATGTTCTACTGGAGATCGTTGTGGCAACGGTGGGACCTGTCAGCCTGAAGGCCACTACTTCACTTGCTCCTGTCCCCCAAACCACACTGGAGAGACATGTAAACACTTAATTGACCCCTGCTTTGACAAATCTTGCCTCAACAACGGTGTCTGCATCGTAGAGGGAGACAGAAACTCAGATGGTTATTACTCCTTGAATGCAAGCTCAAGATGTGATTGTCCATGTGGCTACACAGGGGAGCAATGTGAGACCACTCTATCTCGATCAGATCCTTGCTCCCCCTCTCCGTGTGGTGATAATGGAGTGTGCTCTCACACGGACACGGCTCCGTGGTTCTCCTGCAAGTGTTGGAGCGGCTACACTGGGATGCTGTGTCAAGAGATTGACTACTGTGCTAATCTACTTCAAAAGTATCCCTCGAGTCATTGCAAAGAATGTGGGAGTGTTAGAAACTCGTTTCATTGCCTCTGTGAAGATGGTTGGGGTGGTCAATATTGTGATAAGGACATTGATGAGTGCTTCGATGAACCCTGTGCTAAAGGACAACAATGTACTAACAGAAAAGGATCATTCAGCTGTGCATAG
- the LOC135342358 gene encoding golgin subfamily A member 2-like, with the protein MSSSAQGLRELTNEISSLLSEGGIRLAPQHNGRDSPPSFGYHSYNIPTLVPPSDTKHATSSPLLSTSGVSLSQHNSLPSTSSGTSLSIDTAKENSFTVNPNEQGQGQSPLTNEQGLGQSPLNNEQGLGQSPLIARPLFAVNGGSPLSSRSQSRSSLLQLPGDTVSDETRAQIKAHAQTIDILVDEKATLQAKICLLTKQLSTKSSECSDFQLQLRESRGKIEEMRRERTVLTEEFSRSSKALAQSRIDVSEARDGLARIRGLLEDQQQENTELVARVTTQSTELVALRDTATEMRSKLNMSELLQQQLSGGSPASATPPQADLSSRLAELEGETERLHGDVRQLKLERDQSYSDLSALRESLVEQHETQVKKMAEVKGQLVEKEVAMETMKEQLVALQVVNESVKNQVATEHAQSVDSSRVAMEMVQEEKEKLQALVKDLSQSNTELTSLSREQEGRITELEVQLSRGREQSVDQQSLLTTIAQDREAVSRAMSQNKELKAQMVELQDAFVRLSQQNMELASDLETERLRVAHLKTHPLAEPKGKPLITEGEERSDEVLLLEKTGLQNQLVQLQTEHTNLTDQFNRLQTDHSTLSNQLVELQASHTHLSEQHETTLQQLVTKEERESTDFSERESTDIHNMSADELSHLQHNFNALQAKFVHLVTEKADLLEKLQENEHLIVNLSYETETIGDYITLYQAQRDALKSKFREKDRCIEQLTQEKVSMQAKLRDLQGLVRHVLSDRSALPSSIPAPTVRPPPTSPTTSTPSRPHTHSTLPLHLRPQRSSEGQLNDRKSNNLETFDESCRTLEASHVTEDVSHMTFGDSQVTIDGDSLVSTATTEQILHLLDELDSDREHSLHIPCRICIGPIINV; encoded by the exons ATGTCATCCTCGGCTCAAGGTCTCAGAGAACTGACCAATGAGATATCCAGCCTCCTCTCAGAGGGGGGGATTAGATTAGCCCCTCAGCATAATGGCAGGGACTCTCCTCCGTCGTTTGGTTACCATAGCTACAACATCCCTACTCTTGTCCCACCATCAGACACCAAACACGCTACAAGTAGTCCACTACTATCAACCAGTGGAGTATCGCTGAGTCAGCACAACTCACTACCGTCTACCTCATCTGGGACAAGTCTGTCCATAGATACAGCCAAAGAAAACAGTTTTACAGTGAATCCTAACGAACAAGGGCAGGGGCAATCTCCACTAACTAACGAGCAGGGGCTGGGGCAATCTCCCCTGAATAACGAGCAGGGGCTGGGGCAATCTCCCCTCATTGCTAGACCATTGTTTGCAGTGAATGGTGGTAGTCCACTTTCCTCACGCAGTCAGAGTCGGTCCAGCCTCCTTCAGTTGCCAGGGGATACGGTTAGTGACGAAACTAGGGCACAGATAAAG GCTCACGCTCAGACGATAGACATACTAGTAGATGAGAAGGCCACACTACAAGCGAAAATATGTCTGCTAACAAAACAGCTCTCAACCAAATCTA GTGAATGCTCCGATTTCCAACTCCAATTAAGGGAATCACGCGGGAAAATCGAAGAGATGCGGAGAGAGCGTACAGTGTTGACGGAGGAGTTCTCACGATCATCCAAAGCTCTGGCCCAGTCTCGTATTGATGTCAGTGAAGCCAGAGATGGTCTAGCAAGAATAAGGGGACTCTTAGAGGACCAGCAACAGGAGAACACAGAGTTGGTTGCCAGGGTTACTACACAGTCCACTGAGTTGGTGGCCCTGCGAGATACTGCCACTGAGATGAGGAGCAAGCTCAACATGTCAGAACTGCTTCAACAACag CTATCTGGGGGTTCCCCTGCTAGTGCCACACCCCCTCAAGCAGATCTCTCCTCTCGACTTGCGGAACTAGAAGGGGAGACAGAGCGTCTCCATGGTGATGTACGACAGCTAAAGTTGGAACGAGACCAGTCATACTCTGACCTCAGTGCTCTCAGAGAGTCACTAGTGGAACAGCACGAGACACAAGTCAAGAAG ATGGCTGAGGTCAAGGGTCAACTGGTGGAGAAGGAAGTTGCTATGGAGACGATGAAGGAGCAGCTAGTAGCTCTACAGGTTGTAAATG AGTCTGTCAAGAATCAGGTCGctactgagcatgcccagagTGTGGACTCTAGCCGGGTTGCCATGGAGATGGTACAGGAGGAAAAGGAAAAGCTCCAGGCTCTAGTGAAGGACCTCTCTCAAAGCAATACGGAGCTAACGAG CTTGAGTCGTGAGCAGGAAGGTCGTATCACTGAGCTAGAGGTGCAGCTGTCTCGAGGGAGAGAGCAGTCAGTGGACCAGCAGTCACTCCTCACCACCATAGCACAGGACAGGGAGGCAGTCTCCAG AGCCATGTCACAGAACAAGGAGCTCAAGGCGCAGATGGTTGAGCTACAGGACGCATTTGTTCGGCTGAGTCAGCAGAATATGGAATTGGCCAGTGATCTAGAAACTGAGCGACTGAGAGTGGCTCATCTGAAGACACACCCACTAGCAGAGCCAAAGGGAAAACCCCTGATTACAGAGGGGGAAGAAAGATCTGATGAG GTTTTGTTATTGGAGAAAACTGGCCTGCAAAATCAGCTTGTCCAGTTACAGACTGAGCATACAAACCTGACTGACCAGTTCAACCGGCTACAGACGGATCATTCAACCCTTTCCAACCAGCTGGTCGAGTTACAAgctagccacacccacttatcTGAGCAGCACGAGACGACTCTACAACAGCTCGTCACTAAAGAGGAGAGAGAATCAACAG ATTTCTCCGAGCGTGAGTCTACAGACATTCACAACATGTCAGCTGATGAGCTCTCTCACTTGCAACACAACTTCAACGCACTTCAGGCAAAGTTTGTGCATCTTGTGACAGAGAAGGCCGACCTCCTGGAGAAGCTGCAGGAGAACGAGCACCTCATAGTGAATCTATCGTATGAGACAGAGACAATAG GTGATTACATCACGTTGTACCAGGCTCAGAGAGATGCTCTCAAGAGCAAGTTCAGAGAAAAGGATCGTTGTATTGAGCAGCTCACTCAAGAGAAGGTGTCCATGCAAGCTAAGCTACGAGATCTTCAAGGATTGGTACGACATGTCTTATCTGATCGTAGTGCCCTGCCGTCCTCGATACCAGCCCCCACTGTGCGACCACCCCCCACATCCCCCAcaacctccaccccctcacgcccacacacacactccacactacCCCTTCATCTAAGACCTCAACGATCATCTGAGGGGCAACTGAACGATAGAAAATCAAACAATCTTGAGACCTTTGATGAAAGTTGTCGGACATTGGAAGCTAGTCATGTGACTGAAGAcgtgagtcacatgacatttGGTGACAGTCAAGTAACTATTGATGGTGACAGTCTCGTTTCCACGGCAACAACGGAACAGATACTGCATTTGTTGGATGAACTGGACTCAGACAGAGAACACAGTCTACACATACCATGTAGGATATGTATAGGACCTATTATCAATGTTTGA
- the LOC135342353 gene encoding uncharacterized protein LOC135342353 produces the protein MQLLIIAAALLSILVQGSYCQFGSPPRCLLNRLDFLPCNIVNTGRPPVPQINEYAAYTTTIRETPLKCSIRSRDNHILQAIPTIGGDPRILYLFSPGYGQQDYRNEQLIRYRVQCPSNHFSVFNLVSLDLEPPSCNDNGQTKCVDYLLVSQLGGGFGSLEACDTIEVILRTSETVRFPGFSANVVCVDTALLSGLDGGTAPGARIGGTGVSARLEQLNTRTRRRVEYVHRMRQSVADEARSLACSVDDVNIPFDAGITYINRVVSIVDMDTMTVIRRLPAPINKLTLLDTSGSTQEFYREAPLTNGSITVFPGPGPLTRAGVFVFYTSFTTIPELGNISPQLVIPSGLEANVTATLLAGHVSQALNQQIACNYTDSEILLAILNQHTLNPVLATVVDVVLECTNRTQPGRIEPIAATIPLDFQFSQEVVSVAEENGTVSVCVEIASNLPRNVEIQVDLVSQDGNATEPSDYTVVNTTTVTFLSGTARDGPGSHMCIDIKISNDSTVELDEAFLLTAHSLDTNVNIINNATVIIINTDGR, from the exons ATGCAGCTGCTGATCATTGCTGCAGCATTACTGAGTATCCTAGTGCAAGG GAGTTACTGCCAGTTTGGCTCGCCACCACGCTGTCTGCTCAACCGTTTGGACTTCCTCCCCTGCAACATTGTCAACACAGGGAGACCTCCTGTGCCACAAATCAA tgagtatGCAGCGTACACTACAACGATTCGTGAAACTCCCCTGAAGTGTAGCATTCGCTCACGTGATAACCACATCCTACAAGCTATCCCTACCATCGGTGGAGATCCTAGAATTTTGTATCTTTTCTCCCCAGGATATGGACAACAAGA CTATCGTAACGAGCAGCTAATACGATACAGAGTACAATGTCCCAGCAACCATTTTTCTGTCTTCAACCTCGTGTCTTTGGacctggaaccaccttcatgtaACGACAATGGCCAAACAAA GTGTGTGGACTACCTTCTAGTGAGCCAGCTGGGAGGAGGTTTTGGGTCCCTTGAAGCGTGTG ATACCATTGAGGTGATACTGAGGACCAGTGAAACGGTACGCTTCCCTGGATTCTCAGCTAATGTTGTGTGTGTCGACACTGCACTCTTGAGTGGACTAGATGGTGGGACTGCACCAGGAGCAAGAATTGGAGGCACTGGGGTGTCTGCTAGACTTGAGCAGCTT AATACCAGAACGAGGAGACGTGTGGAGTATGTACATCGTATGAGACAGAGTGTAGCAGATGAGGCTAGGAGTCTGGCTTGCAGTGTGGATGATGTCAACATTCCATTTGATGCCGGGATCACATATATCAATAGAGTCGTCAGCATCGTCGACATGGACACCATGACTGTGATCAGGAG GCTACCAGCTCCAATCAACAAACTAACACTCTTGGATACCAGTGGCTCCACACAGGAGTTTTACCGAGAGGCCCCCCTAACCAATGGTTCCATCACTGTCTTTCCTGGCCCTG gcccTCTGACTCGAGCTGGAGTGTTTGTCTTCTACACCAGTTTCACAACCATCCCTGAACTTGGCAACATCTCACCACAG CTGGTCATTCCCAGCGGTCTGGAAGCTAATGTCACTGCTACTCTCCTGGCAGGTCATGTGAGTCAGGCTCTGAACCAACAAATAGCGTGTA ATTACACTGACAGTGAGATACTCCTTGCAATTCTAAACCAGCACACTCTCAACCCAGTGCTAGCAACGGTAGTCGACGTGGTTCTCGAATGCACTAACAG AACACAGCCCGGAAGAATTGAACCAATTGCTGCAACCATAC CACTTGACTTTCAGTTCAGTCAGGAGGTGGTCTCCGTAGCAGAGGAGAATGGAACAGTAAGTGTTTGTGTGGAGATAGCTAGCAATCTGCCCAGAAACGTGGAAATACAAGTGGATCTAGTCTCACAAGATGGAAATGCCACTG AGCCGAGTGACTACACTGTTGTCAACACCACCACGGTCACGTTCCTCAGTGGAACTGCTCGTGATGGTCCAGGATCTCACATGTGCATAGACATTAAGATATCTAATGACAGTACGGTAGAGCTGGATGAGGCGTTCCTGTTGACAGCACATTCTCTTGATACTAATGTCAACATCATCAATAATGCCACTGTTATTATCATCAATACTGATG GCCGTTAA
- the LOC135342365 gene encoding CCA tRNA nucleotidyltransferase 1, mitochondrial-like has protein sequence MQCCSQRTLHRAITVFRGSTHSLRSFTVPTMTTGKLDSPQFKAILTPELTKLGSLFTSRGYGFRLVGGVVRDLLLGNTPKDIDIATDCTPDAMMEIFKENGVRYIPTGLQHGTITVHSETGVDYEVTTLRVDRITDGRHAVVDFTKDWRLDSLRRDLTINSMGLTLDGTLYDYFNGLRHLEERRIQFVGEARARIQEDYLRILRYFRFYGRIVPDVDCHDSDTLTAIRENAVGLKGVSVERVWSELKRILVGCHAPHLIQLMYKLGVADCIGLPTNGNVAELERAWKVMKGHGHTLQPESLLMSIVHTVDESYDLSHAWKLSNDEKRLGAFIVQHRREASKADTSLKTYQDLIVDGAPARSVVELLYYCDRRALAEEVEKWKVPKMPVNGYDLKMAGFKTGSEMGLLLRLLKAQWKKSHFTLDKEELLMIATKTELEPTS, from the exons ATGCAATGTTGCTCCCAGAGAACACTTCACAGAGCTATTACAGTCTTTAGAGGATCCACTCACAGCCTGAGGAGCTTCACCGTCCCCACCATGACCACTGGCAAGCTAGACTCGCCGCAATTCAAAGCCATACTTACTCCAGAGCTGACTAAACTAGGGTCCTTGTTCACCTCAAGAGGCTATGGCTTCAGGCTAGTAGGAGGTGTGGTGAGAGACCTGTTGCTGGGGAACACTCCCAAGGACATTGACATAGCAACAGACTGTACCCCCGATGCTATGATGGAGATATTCAAGGAGAATGGTGTTCGGTACATACCCACTGGTCTACAACACGGCACCATCACTGTACACTCTGAGACTGGAGTCGACTATGAG GTGACCACCCTTCGAGTGGACAGAATCACAGACGGACGCCATGCAGTGGTTGACTTCACCAAGGACTGGCGATTAGACTCCCTCCGCCGTGACCTCACCATCAACTCCATGGGTCTCACACTCGATGGAACACTGTACGATTATTTCAATGGCCTCAGGCATTTGGAGGAGAGGAGGATACAGTTTGTGGGAGAGGCTCGAGCGAGGATACAAGAGGACTACCTTCGCATACTCAGATACTTCAGATTCTATGGCCGGATTG TTCCTGATGTTGATTGCCATGACTCTGATACTCTGACGGCCATACGAGAGAATGCAGTAGGACTGAAGGGCGTGTCTGttgagagggtgtggtcagaaCTCAAGAGGATCCTCGTTGGCTGCCACGCCCCCCACCTCATACAGCTCATGTACAAACTTGGTGTGGCTGACTGCATAG GACTGCCCACTAACGGCAATGTGGCTGAGTTGGAGCGAGCCTGGAAGGTCATGAAAGGTCATGGACACACACTACAACCAGAGTCCCTTCTAATGAGTATAGTACACACTGTGGACGAATCATACGACCTCTCCCATGCATGGAAACTAAGCAACGATGAGAAACGCCTGGGGGCATTCATTGTACAGCATCGAAGGGAGGCATCCAAAGCGGACACATCTCTCAAGACGTACCAAGATCTAATAGTTGATGGAGCACCTGCTCGTTCTGTAGTGGAGCTGCTATATTACTGTGACAGACGTGCTTTGGCCGAGGAGGTGGAAAAATGGAAGGTACCAAAGATGCCAGTGAACGGCTATGATTTGAAGATGGCAGGATTCAAGACAGGCTCTGAGATGGGGTTGCTATTGAGGCTGCTCAAGGCACAGTGGAAGAAGAGTCATTTCACACTAGACAAAGAAGAACTGCTCATGATAGCAACCAAGACAGAACTTGAACCCACTAGCTAG
- the LOC135342352 gene encoding DNA polymerase kappa-like, with translation MDASGAGAGAIRNSAVPMSRIGLNDHKAGMKGLDKHKINQIIVEASKGSKYYENEVKKEQTVTKKIETMVANLQRLTTAQKSASQQAMDREVDRLERDRVLGRVVVHADMDAFYAAVEMRDNPALRDVPMAVGSQAMLSTSNYAARRFGVRAAMPGFIARKLCPRLVIVGTNFDKYRAVCKEVHSVLARYDPQFCPMGLDESYLDITDYVLKKYHIKKQNDGTQQDSHTPPPSEQDSDDLCTPPDGPLSAAHWEIAASVVAEIRSQITMVTGLTASAGIAPNMMLAKVASDMNKPDGQFLVEPTREGVLGFVRQLPIRKICGIGKVTERLLQGLGVTTCNHLYQQRATLNLLFSSTTSQHFLRIAMAIGDTNVHSYGNSQRKSLSTERTFAELSKESDLLCKCRELCVCLAEEMMREGIAGRTVTLKIKTITFEVRSRSETLPCHVTSCDDIYRTASQLLRAEMAAASPTPLRLRLMGVRVSTLQRIGTDNMLQRTSTDSTLQRTSTDNMLQRTSTDNTLQRTGTDNTLQRTSTDNMLHRTSTDNTLQRTGTDNTLQRTSTDSTLQRTGTDNMMKLTHFFHSQHHHPTTDPTTDPLSTIEPPKEVTDCPVCGRQIPTSDNTVLNRHLDDCLSLTTIQETAAARKRLLNSPASSPHKRQCCVKPLEAFWT, from the exons ATGGATGCTAGTGGAGCTGGAGCTGGTGCTATAAGAAACAGCGCTGTCCCTATGTCTCGGATAGGCCTCAATGACCACAAGGCAGGCATGAAGGGACTGGACAAACACAAGATTAATCAG ATTATCGTTGAGGCTTCGAAAGGGTCAAAGTACTATGAGAATGAAGTAAAGAAGGAGCAAACTGTTACTAAGAAGATTGAGACGATGGTTGCTAATCTACAGAGGCTAACAACTGCTCAAAAGAGTGCCTCCCAGCAAGCCATGGATCGTGAGGTGGACAGGCTGGAGAGGGATCGTGTCCTAGGTCGGGTGGTGGTTCATGCGGACATGGATGCATTCTATGCTGCCGTGGAGATGAGAGACAATCCAGCACTGAGGGACGTTCCCATGGCAGTGGGCAGTCAGGCCATGTTG tctACCTCCAACTATGCTGCTCGAAGGTTTGGAGTGAGGGCGGCCATGCCTGGGTTCATTGCTAGGAAACTGTGCCCTCGTCTTGTCATAGTGGGCACCAACTTTGACAAGTATCGTGCCGTGTGTAAAGAGGTTCACTCTGTACTGGCCCGATATGACCCTCAGTTCTGCCCCATGGGTTTAGACGAGTCCTACCTCGATATCACTGACTATGTGCTCAAGAAGTATCATATCAAGAAGCAGAATGATGGAACACAGCAAGACAGCCACACTCCACCACCATCAGAGCAAG ACTCTGATGACCTCTGCACTCCACCTGATGGACCTCTCTCTGCTGCTCACTGGGAGATAGCTGCCTCTGTGGTTGCCGAGATACGCTCCCAGATTACCATGGTAACGGGGCTGACGGCCAGTGCTGGTATAGCTCCGAACATGATGCTAGCCAAAGTGGCCTCTGACATGAACAAGCCGGATGGTCAGTTTCTGGTGGAGCCTACTAGAGAGGGAGTGCTGGGGTTCGTACGACAACTGCCCATTAGGAAG ATCTGTGGTATTGGCAAGGTGACAGAGAGACTGCTGCAAGGGCTAGGAGTGACCACTTGTAACCACCTCTACCAACAGAGGGCTACTCTAAACCTCCTCTTCTCTTCCACGACCTCTCAACACTTCCTGCGGATTGCCATGGCGATAGGGGACACTAACGTTCATTCGTACGG GAACAGCCAACGAAAGAGCTTGAGTACTGAAAG GACATTTGCTGAGCTCAGCAAAGAGAGCGACCTGTTGTGCAAGTGCAgggagttgtgtgtgtgtctggcgGAGGAGATGATGAGGGAGGGGAtagct ggtaGAACTGTCACTCTGAAGATAAAGACCATTACCTTTGAGGTCCGCTCTCGAAGTGAGACCCTCCCCTGTCATGTGACCAGCTGTGACGACATTTACCGAACGGCTAGTCAACTACTGAGAGCAGAGATGGCCGctgccagccccacccctcttagACTACGACTTATGG GTGTCCGAGTGTCCACGCTTCAGCGCATCGGTACAGACAACATGCTTCAGCGCACCAGTACAGACAGCACGCTTCAGCGCACCAGTACAGACAACATGCTTCAGCGCACCAGTACAGACAACACGCTTCAGCGCACCGGTACAGACAACACGCTTCAGCGCACCAGTACAGACAACATGCTTCATCGCACCAGTACAGACAACACGCTTCAGCGCACCGGTACAGACAACACGCTTCAGCGCACCAGTACAGACAGCACGCTTCAGCGCACCGGTACAGACAACATGATGAAGCTAACACACTTCTTCCACTCTCAACACCACCACCCAACAACGGACCCAACCACTGACCCACTGTCGACTATTGAGCCCCCTAAAGAAGTCACTGATTGCCCCGTGTGTGGGAGACAGATCCCTACTAGTGATAACACCGTCCTCAACAGACACCTTGACGACTGCCTCAGCTTGACCACCATTCAGGAGACAGCAGCTGCCAGAAAGAGACTATTGAACTCACCAGCTAGCTCACCACATAAGAGGCAGTGTTGTGTGAAACCCTTAGAGGCTTTTTGGACTTGA